Within Acuticoccus sediminis, the genomic segment TGGACCGGCAGGTGGTCGACTGGCTGAAGGAGATCGTCGGATTTCCGGCCGGGGCGAGCGGCACGCTTGTGAGCGGCGGATCGATGGCGAACCTCATCGGCCTCGCCGTCGCCCGCAACGCCAAGGCCGGTCCGGACGTGCGCGAGCGCGGCGTCGCCGCCCTCGCCGCGCCGCTCCGCTACTACGGGTCCGACCAGCTCCACGCCTGCCATCGCAAGGCCGTCGAGGTGCTGGGCCTCGGCAACCAGGCCCTGCGGCGCATCCCCACCGACAGGCACCTGCGGATCGACATCGCCGCGCTGCGGGAGGCGATCGCCGAGGACCGCGCCGCCGGCATGGCGCCGGCCTGCATCATCGCCACCGCCGGCACCGTCAACACCGGCGCGATCGACGACCTCGACGCGCTCGCCGACGTCGCCGCCGGGGAAGGCCTCTGGTTCCACGTCGACGGCTGCATCGGCGCGCTCCTCGCCCTGTCGCCGGAGCACCACCACCTCGTTGCCGGCCTCGAGCGGGCCGACTCCGTGGCGCTCGACCCGCACAAGTGGTTGCACGCCCCGTTCGAGGCCGGCTGCGCGCTGATCCGCGACGCCGGCGCCCACCGCGGCACCTTCGCCGTGACGCCGGAGTACCTGCAATCCACCTCCCGCGGGCTCGCCGCGGGCGACTGGCTCTACGAGTTCGGCCTGCAGACCACCCGCGGCTTCCGCGCGCTGAAAATCTGGATGGCACTGCGCGAGCACGGCACGGACGCCTTCGGCCGCCTGATCGACCAGAACATCGCCCAGGCCCGGCACCTCGCCGCGCTGATCGACGAGGAGCCGGCCCTGGAGCGCCTCGCGCCGGTCACCGTCAACATCGTCTGCTTCCGCTACCGGCCGCGCCCGATGGATGCCGACGCCGTGCGCGCGCTCAACACGGAGATCATGCTGCGCCTGCAGGAGGAGGGGATCGCCGCGCTGTCCGACACCACGGTCAACGGCGAACACTGCCTGCGCGTCGCCATCGCCAACCACCGGACCCGCACCGCGGACCTCGACCTCCTCGTCCACGAGATCCTGCGCATCGGCTCGGACCTCACCGGCGGATGACGCCCGGACCGACCGGGCCGGGTCGCCGCGTGACGCGGTCCGGCGCGGGCGCTCATTCCCCCTTCGGCATGACGATGACGCGCGCCGGATCGATGGCGAGGCGGACCGGCTGGCCGGGCTCGGCGGCCTCGCTGCCGGCCACGACGCGCACCTCCGTCTCGCCGAGCGCCACGACGTAGCGCGAGCGCGCGCCGAGGTAGACCTTCGCGCGCACCTCCCCGGCGAGGCCGTCCCCTGCGAACGCGAGGTCCTCCTGCCGCAGCGCCAGCGTCACCGGCCCGCGCGCCGTCTCGTCGGGGGCGAGCGGCACGCGCCCCTGCGCCGCCACGGCGACCGGGCCCGCGCCGCCCACCTCCACCACGGCCTCCAGAAGGTTGGCGCCGCCGAGGAAGGTGGAGGCGTAGGGCGTCGCCGGGCTGCCGTAGATCGCCGTCGGCGTCCCTTGCTGCTCGATCCGCCCCGCGTTCATCAGCACCACGCGGTCCGAGAGGCTGAGCGCCTCCTCCTGGTCGTGGGTCACGAACAGCGTCGTCAGGCCGAGCCGACGGTGCAGCTCGATCAGCTCCACCTGCATGTCCTCGCGCAGCCGTGCGTCGAGGTTCGACAGCGGCTCGTCGAGCAGCAGCACCTTCGGGCGCGAGACGATCGCCCGCGCCAGCGCCACGCGCTGCTGCTGGCCGCCCGAAAGCTCGCGCGGCCGCCGCTCGCCCAGCGCCTCGAGGTGCACCGTGGCGAGCGCCTCGGCTACCCGCTCGGCCTGCTCCGACGGCGCGCCGATGCCCCGCATGCGCAGCGGAAAGC encodes:
- a CDS encoding pyridoxal phosphate-dependent decarboxylase family protein; this encodes MDTDAKIALSEATLDPRDWSQVRALSHRIVDDAVDRLSTVRDRPVWREVPGAVREALTAPVPRTPTPLAEVYQDVLDNVTAYPMGNTHPRFWAWYMGAGNYTGALGEFLAAVDGSNLGGGNHAAALMDRQVVDWLKEIVGFPAGASGTLVSGGSMANLIGLAVARNAKAGPDVRERGVAALAAPLRYYGSDQLHACHRKAVEVLGLGNQALRRIPTDRHLRIDIAALREAIAEDRAAGMAPACIIATAGTVNTGAIDDLDALADVAAGEGLWFHVDGCIGALLALSPEHHHLVAGLERADSVALDPHKWLHAPFEAGCALIRDAGAHRGTFAVTPEYLQSTSRGLAAGDWLYEFGLQTTRGFRALKIWMALREHGTDAFGRLIDQNIAQARHLAALIDEEPALERLAPVTVNIVCFRYRPRPMDADAVRALNTEIMLRLQEEGIAALSDTTVNGEHCLRVAIANHRTRTADLDLLVHEILRIGSDLTGG
- a CDS encoding ABC transporter ATP-binding protein, encoding MSDVILTGIEKSFGKTKVLHGIDLTLKAGEFVSLLGPSGCGKTTLLRTVAGLERVSAGRIEIAGRNVTRLAPEKRDIAMMFQSYALLPHLTVTENVRFPLRMRGIGAPSEQAERVAEALATVHLEALGERRPRELSGGQQQRVALARAIVSRPKVLLLDEPLSNLDARLREDMQVELIELHRRLGLTTLFVTHDQEEALSLSDRVVLMNAGRIEQQGTPTAIYGSPATPYASTFLGGANLLEAVVEVGGAGPVAVAAQGRVPLAPDETARGPVTLALRQEDLAFAGDGLAGEVRAKVYLGARSRYVVALGETEVRVVAGSEAAEPGQPVRLAIDPARVIVMPKGE